One Temnothorax longispinosus isolate EJ_2023e chromosome 8, Tlon_JGU_v1, whole genome shotgun sequence genomic region harbors:
- the LOC139817382 gene encoding uncharacterized protein, which translates to MVHDIDLKRWALQAQKEIENLNPIFKASPSWIARFKKSHRIVSRKVTKFVTRKTLEDFVDLQKTANDFLETVKPLIEQFGSENIYNSDQSGFQLEIYSGRSLDNQEVKTVERVVQSVSSTTHRDIRIECASELKKRYRNRKRKLRRIERESCPWAPSVFVSHARVDKDRKGLYAAFFFYSYIAASYVLAYDSRTLFLYLYATTHLYTVQPIISSNGKLLSPLFIVLKEVTGRFEPRVEENLFKPTNVIVKASKSGKLTSGIYFRL; encoded by the coding sequence ATGGTTCATGATATTGATCTAAAAAGATGGGCTTTACAAGctcaaaaagaaatagaaaatttaaatcctATATTTAAAGCATCTCCCAGTTGGATAGCAAGATTCAAGAAGTCTCACCGAATTGTTTCAAGAAAAGTTACGAAGTTTGTCACTAGAAAAACATTGGAAGATTTTGTTGATTTGCAAAAAACAGCTAATGATTTTCTGGAAACAGTAAAACCTCTTATTGAACAGTTTGgatctgaaaatatttataattcagatCAAAGTGGTTTCCAATTGGAAATTTATTCTGGAAGATCATTGGATAACCAAGAAGTAAAGACAGTGGAACGTGTCGTGCAATCTGTATCGTCAACAAcccatagagatataagaatagagtgcgcgagcgagctgaaaaagcgatataggaatagaaagagaaagctgcgcagaatagaaagagaaagctgccCATGGGCCCCTTCTGTCTTTGTTTCGCATGCACgcgtagacaaagacagaaagggcctatatgcagcgttctttttctattcctatatcgcagCCTCTTACGTGCTAGCATATGACTCgcgcactctattcttatatctctatgcaACAACCCATTTATACACGGTACAACCAATAATATCCAGTAATGGCAAATTGCTGTCacctttatttattgtattaaaagaaGTTACTGGTAGATTTGAACCAAGAGTAGAAGAAAACTTGTTTAAACCAACAAATGTTATTGTAAAAGCATCAAAATCTGGTAAACTGACATCAGGTATATACTTCCgtttataa
- the LOC139817384 gene encoding uncharacterized protein codes for MWLEEAYFPNIGSSSVLLIDSWTGHCPNVISDLTPPGKFITTMIIPKGTTGKIQPLDVYRFRIWKNFAKRFSNTVLLLESNINLHERNNIIKLQSLIHNQLSSPRYHNLFKYSWFKSGYTNERPEEFENPVQFSLYDSSTTCDIEDCDNIAAVRCSWCKNSLCLKHFFVEYHYCNVYNE; via the coding sequence atgtgGTTAGAAGAAGCTTATTTTCCAAACATTGGTTCTAGTAGCGTTCTTCTTATCGATTCCTGGACTGGGCATTGCCCTAATGTCATTTCGGATTTAACACCTCCaggaaaatttattactaCTATGATAATACCGAAAGGCACTACAGGAAAAATACAACCATTAGATGTTTATAGATTTAgaatttggaaaaattttgctaaaagGTTTTCAAATACTGTTTTACTATtggaaagtaatataaatttgcatgaacgaaataatataataaaattgcaatctCTGATACATAATCAATTGTCATCCCCACGATATCacaacttatttaaatattcgtgGTTTAAAAGTGGTTATACAAACGAAAGACCAGAAGAATTTGAAAATCCAGTACAATTTAGTTTGTATGACAGTTCAACAACATGTGATATCGAAGATTGTGATAATATAGCTGCAGTAAGATGTTCTTGGTGCAAGAATTCATTATgcttgaaacattttttcgtCGAATATCATTATTGTAATGTGTATAATGAGTGA